A genomic window from Candidatus Kouleothrix ribensis includes:
- the nuoK gene encoding NADH-quinone oxidoreductase subunit NuoK, whose product MVPTSYYVLLSAVLFATGVVGVLTRRNALIVFMSVEMMLNSANLALVAFAQRWQSANGQILVFFVITVAAAEVAVGLALLVTIFRSKKTTDIDEINTLKG is encoded by the coding sequence ATGGTTCCAACCAGCTACTATGTGCTGCTTAGCGCAGTGCTGTTCGCCACCGGCGTTGTTGGCGTGCTGACGCGCCGCAATGCGCTGATCGTGTTCATGTCGGTCGAGATGATGCTCAACTCGGCCAACCTGGCGCTGGTGGCCTTCGCGCAGCGCTGGCAGTCGGCCAATGGCCAGATCCTGGTATTCTTCGTGATCACCGTCGCGGCCGCCGAGGTGGCGGTGGGCCTGGCGCTGCTGGTGACGATCTTCCGCAGCAAGAAGACTACCGATATCGACGAGATCAATACGCTCAAGGGCTAG
- a CDS encoding NADH-quinone oxidoreductase subunit N has protein sequence MPPIQIPPVDLGVALQLLIVFGWAIVLLLIDLFIPADKKRLTGYLALLGLVVAAAAGLPYWGVGGSTFNDMLTLDNFALTLNWIFLLSTAITILISLDYLPRHGIERGEYYVLLLFATGGMLLLAQGTDLIVLFLGLELLSITLYVLAGFAYPRLTSEEAAMKYLLIGAFAAGFLVFGIALLYGATGTSNLAAIGQKLAGQALAPDDVAFMLAGAALVIIGFGYKVSMAPFHMWTPDVYEGSPTPVAAFMSVGTKGAGFAALARLLLIALGAQYSRWVIILALLAAITMLVGNISAVAQSNVKRMLAYSSIGHAGYILMGVLAAGNPAAASRGIEGFLFYLLAYSLTNLGAFAVLIALEQRGEAAWDLSDFAGLWHRRPLLAAAMALCMFSLAGVPPTAGFWGKFYVFTAAWQADLQWLALVGVITSAIAAFFYLRIIVQMFMRDPVRESVPALDRSLSLGVGLAALGVIVFGIIPTPLIDLVQSSVLALGR, from the coding sequence ATGCCTCCTATTCAAATCCCACCGGTCGACCTGGGGGTGGCGTTACAGCTCCTAATTGTCTTTGGCTGGGCGATCGTGCTGCTGCTGATCGACCTGTTCATCCCGGCCGACAAGAAGCGCCTGACTGGCTACCTGGCGTTGCTGGGCCTGGTGGTGGCGGCAGCGGCCGGCCTGCCATACTGGGGGGTGGGCGGCAGCACCTTCAACGACATGCTCACGCTCGACAACTTCGCGCTGACGCTGAACTGGATCTTTTTGCTCAGCACCGCGATCACGATCTTGATCTCGCTCGACTACCTGCCGCGCCACGGGATCGAGCGCGGTGAGTATTATGTGCTGCTGCTGTTCGCGACCGGCGGCATGCTGCTGCTGGCGCAGGGCACCGACTTGATCGTGCTGTTCCTGGGGCTCGAGCTGCTGTCGATCACGCTGTATGTGCTGGCCGGCTTTGCCTACCCGCGCCTGACCTCGGAAGAGGCGGCTATGAAATACCTGCTGATCGGCGCGTTCGCGGCCGGCTTTCTGGTGTTCGGCATTGCGCTGCTCTACGGCGCCACCGGCACCTCGAACCTGGCGGCGATCGGCCAGAAGCTGGCCGGGCAAGCGCTGGCGCCCGACGATGTGGCGTTCATGCTCGCCGGCGCGGCGCTGGTGATCATCGGCTTTGGCTACAAGGTCTCGATGGCGCCGTTCCACATGTGGACGCCCGATGTCTACGAGGGTTCGCCCACGCCGGTGGCCGCGTTTATGTCGGTGGGCACCAAGGGGGCGGGCTTTGCGGCGCTGGCGCGGCTGCTGCTGATCGCGCTCGGCGCGCAGTACAGCCGCTGGGTGATCATCCTGGCGCTGCTGGCGGCGATCACCATGCTGGTCGGCAATATCTCGGCGGTGGCGCAGAGCAATGTCAAGCGCATGCTGGCCTACTCGAGCATCGGCCACGCCGGCTATATCCTCATGGGCGTGCTGGCCGCCGGTAACCCGGCCGCCGCCAGCCGCGGCATCGAGGGCTTCCTGTTCTACCTGCTGGCCTACTCGCTCACCAACCTGGGCGCATTCGCGGTGCTGATCGCGCTCGAGCAGCGCGGCGAGGCCGCCTGGGATCTGAGCGATTTTGCGGGGCTGTGGCATCGCCGGCCGCTGCTGGCGGCGGCCATGGCGCTGTGCATGTTCTCGCTGGCGGGCGTGCCGCCTACGGCCGGCTTCTGGGGCAAGTTCTACGTCTTCACGGCCGCGTGGCAGGCCGATCTCCAGTGGCTGGCGCTGGTCGGCGTGATCACCTCGGCAATCGCGGCGTTCTTCTACCTGCGGATCATAGTGCAGATGTTCATGCGCGACCCGGTGCGCGAAAGTGTGCCCGCGCTCGACCGCAGCCTCTCGCTTGGTGTGGGGCTGGCGGCGCTTGGCGTGATCGTGTTTGGGATCATCCCCACGCCGCTGATCGACCTGGTGCAGAGCTCGGTGCTGGCACTGGGGCGCTAG
- the nuoI gene encoding NADH-quinone oxidoreductase subunit NuoI, whose protein sequence is MLGEIVKGLGTTLKYLFKKPVTVQYPEVKRPVRERFRGRHELKRFENGMERCIGCALCAAACPADAILVVPAENDPQQPNSPGERYAATYEINMLRCIFCGYCEDACPTNAIVLEHQYELSFYDRKSAIYTKAMLLVPPDQGHGEIPPVLEQLNRRPSPPAQIDL, encoded by the coding sequence ATGCTTGGCGAAATTGTCAAAGGCCTGGGCACAACCCTGAAATATCTCTTTAAGAAGCCGGTGACCGTGCAGTACCCCGAAGTCAAGCGCCCGGTGCGCGAGCGCTTCCGCGGGCGGCACGAGCTCAAGCGCTTCGAGAACGGCATGGAGCGCTGTATCGGCTGTGCGCTGTGCGCGGCGGCCTGCCCGGCCGATGCCATCCTGGTGGTGCCGGCCGAGAACGACCCCCAGCAGCCCAACTCGCCCGGCGAGCGCTACGCGGCCACCTACGAGATCAACATGCTGCGCTGCATCTTCTGCGGCTACTGCGAGGACGCCTGCCCAACCAATGCGATCGTGCTCGAGCACCAGTACGAGCTGTCGTTCTACGATCGGAAGTCGGCGATCTACACCAAAGCCATGCTGCTGGTGCCGCCCGATCAGGGCCACGGCGAGATCCCACCGGTGCTCGAGCAGCTCAATCGCCGGCCCAGCCCACCTGCGCAGATCGATTTGTAG
- a CDS encoding NADH-quinone oxidoreductase subunit J → MELIVFTITAIVALVGAVAMLLSKNAVHSALFMLLNFSSVAVLYLLLRAPFLFAVQLIVYAGAIIVLFLFVVMLLGAERAEDDRDRIAWQRPLALLMGALLLAEALYVFFARANTTLAGPLNSSEDFATPAKIGEVLFSTYLLPFEITSVILLAALVGVVVLHQHQSAASSRQ, encoded by the coding sequence ATGGAACTGATCGTCTTCACCATCACCGCTATTGTCGCGCTGGTTGGCGCGGTGGCCATGCTGCTGAGCAAGAACGCGGTGCATAGCGCGCTGTTCATGCTGCTGAACTTCAGCTCGGTGGCGGTGCTATACCTGCTGCTGCGCGCGCCGTTCTTGTTCGCGGTGCAGCTGATCGTGTACGCCGGCGCGATTATCGTGCTGTTCCTGTTCGTGGTAATGCTGCTGGGCGCCGAGCGCGCCGAAGACGATCGCGACCGGATCGCCTGGCAGCGGCCGCTGGCGCTGCTGATGGGCGCGCTGCTGCTGGCCGAGGCGCTGTATGTGTTCTTCGCCCGCGCCAACACCACGCTGGCCGGCCCACTGAATAGCTCCGAAGACTTTGCCACGCCCGCGAAGATTGGCGAGGTGCTGTTCAGCACGTACCTGCTGCCGTTCGAGATCACCTCGGTGATCTTGCTGGCGGCGCTGGTGGGTGTGGTGGTGCTGCACCAGCATCAGTCGGCAGCCAGCAGTCGGCAGTAG
- the nuoL gene encoding NADH-quinone oxidoreductase subunit L has product MTWIVVLIPAFPLLGFLLNTFVIRNERQAGVLASAMVVLSFVATLLSIAVLQSLHSTAEGAAEVKQHIDFVVWEWMTIGNFRVPFGFLFDQLSAVMALLVTGVGGLIHIFSIGYMHGDARPVRYFAYLNLFIVAMLFLVMGDNMLLLFLGWEGVGLCSFLLIGHWFDRKSVPPGIVPAEASVKAFVANRVGDAGMLLAMMALFASFGTLTFYNQSSGISGYLDNAEQLGFQVVNVGIFGAISLTTLITFLMLIGVTGKSAQIPLFVWLPDAMAGPTPVSALIHAATMVTSGVYLIARNHTLFTLSSGANGWVVGIGVLTALLAAAAAITQWDIKRVLAYSTVSQLGYMVAAVGMGAYVAGMFHLLTHGVFKALLFLGSASIIHGTHETQDMRRLGGLRAKMPTTFWTYMVGALALAGIFPLAGFWSKDEIIAHAFEIGNPLAGVVLILASLMTAFYMGRQVALIFWGKPRDTHAEHAHESTGSMKIVLIILGVGAVVAGALNLPGLHWLESYLHPVLGEEAAPYTIGKGVLAAVVTLLAMASMYGGWYLYARVLEGKIKSGKEDPGFYYAGDIWRGAELAWGFDWFYNRVIVRGYKLLGGFLASVFDQQGIDGILVDGVGRAFGGLANIVRRGQTGYIRNYAWVFIVGVVVLVGYFALV; this is encoded by the coding sequence ATGACCTGGATTGTCGTGCTGATTCCAGCCTTCCCGCTGCTGGGCTTTTTGCTGAACACCTTTGTGATCCGCAACGAGCGCCAGGCCGGCGTGCTGGCCAGTGCGATGGTGGTGCTGTCGTTCGTAGCCACGCTGCTCTCGATCGCGGTGCTGCAATCGCTGCACAGCACGGCCGAGGGTGCGGCCGAAGTCAAGCAGCATATCGACTTCGTGGTGTGGGAGTGGATGACGATCGGCAACTTTCGCGTGCCATTCGGCTTTCTGTTCGACCAGCTTTCGGCAGTGATGGCGCTGCTGGTGACGGGCGTCGGCGGCCTGATCCACATCTTCTCGATCGGCTACATGCACGGCGACGCGCGGCCGGTGCGCTACTTCGCCTACCTGAACCTGTTCATCGTGGCCATGCTGTTCCTGGTGATGGGCGATAACATGCTGCTGCTGTTCCTGGGCTGGGAGGGCGTGGGCCTGTGCTCGTTCTTGCTGATCGGCCACTGGTTCGACCGCAAGAGCGTGCCGCCGGGGATCGTGCCGGCCGAGGCGTCGGTGAAGGCGTTCGTGGCCAACCGCGTCGGCGATGCCGGCATGCTGCTGGCTATGATGGCGCTGTTCGCCAGCTTCGGCACGCTGACGTTCTACAACCAGAGCAGCGGCATCAGCGGCTACCTCGACAACGCCGAGCAGCTGGGCTTCCAGGTGGTCAATGTCGGCATCTTCGGCGCGATCAGCCTGACCACGCTGATCACCTTCCTGATGCTGATCGGCGTCACCGGCAAGTCGGCGCAGATCCCACTGTTTGTGTGGCTGCCCGACGCCATGGCCGGCCCCACGCCGGTGTCGGCGCTGATCCACGCGGCCACCATGGTCACCTCGGGCGTATACCTGATCGCGCGCAACCACACGCTGTTCACGCTCTCGAGCGGCGCGAACGGCTGGGTGGTGGGCATTGGCGTGCTGACCGCGCTGCTGGCGGCGGCGGCGGCGATCACGCAGTGGGATATCAAGCGCGTGCTGGCCTACTCGACCGTCTCGCAGCTGGGGTATATGGTGGCGGCGGTGGGCATGGGCGCGTACGTGGCCGGCATGTTCCACCTGCTGACCCACGGCGTATTCAAGGCGCTGCTGTTCCTTGGCTCGGCCTCGATCATCCACGGCACGCACGAGACGCAAGACATGCGCCGCCTGGGCGGGCTGCGCGCCAAGATGCCCACGACCTTCTGGACGTATATGGTCGGCGCGCTGGCGCTGGCCGGTATCTTCCCACTGGCCGGCTTCTGGAGCAAGGACGAGATCATTGCGCACGCGTTCGAGATCGGCAACCCGCTGGCCGGCGTGGTGCTGATTCTGGCCTCGCTCATGACCGCCTTCTATATGGGCCGCCAGGTGGCGCTGATCTTCTGGGGTAAGCCGCGCGACACCCACGCCGAGCATGCGCACGAGAGCACCGGCAGCATGAAGATCGTGCTGATCATCCTGGGCGTGGGCGCGGTCGTCGCCGGTGCGCTCAACCTGCCCGGCCTGCACTGGCTCGAGAGCTACCTGCACCCGGTGCTGGGCGAAGAGGCCGCACCCTACACCATCGGCAAGGGCGTGCTGGCTGCGGTGGTGACACTGCTGGCCATGGCCTCGATGTATGGCGGCTGGTACCTGTACGCGCGCGTGCTCGAGGGCAAGATCAAAAGCGGCAAAGAAGACCCCGGCTTCTACTATGCCGGCGACATCTGGCGTGGCGCCGAGCTGGCCTGGGGCTTCGACTGGTTCTACAACCGTGTGATAGTGCGCGGCTACAAGCTGCTCGGCGGCTTCCTGGCCAGCGTGTTCGACCAGCAAGGCATCGACGGCATCCTGGTCGACGGCGTCGGGCGCGCGTTTGGCGGGCTGGCGAATATCGTCCGCCGCGGCCAGACCGGCTACATCCGCAACTATGCCTGGGTGTTCATTGTAGGCGTGGTGGTGCTTGTGGGCTACTTCGCACTTGTATAG
- a CDS encoding NADH-quinone oxidoreductase subunit H: MSFLDIIILIVKALVLALAATTLFAYFTLFERLLLARFQHRVGPNRAGAIPLPGGRTILGGWLQPVADAVKLFFKEDVTPALADKWIYLISPAFATIPALIIWATIPLGCWPAGGDGVLPLGGCAPLGGNNFLQLAEISVGILYLLAVTSVGVYGIAIAGWSSNNKYSMLGGIRASAQVISYELGLGLAVLAVVMQAESFSTAEIVNRQWGWWFIVPQFLAFVIFLLASTAEVVRAPFDLVEAEQELVGGYNTEFGSMKFALFFMSEYIKLVAMNAIAVTLFLGGWHFPGLYTLSQFVAASAGQFAGNAVFGLLSLGAFLLKVTLLSFLSVWIRATVPRVRYDQLMYLGWKILLPMALFNVAMTAVLNVLIPDNRYLSGAIGFVVGLLVVVGVATISGPRKPAAGAVTMVKKQASR; encoded by the coding sequence ATGTCCTTCCTCGACATCATCATCCTGATCGTCAAGGCGCTGGTGCTGGCACTGGCGGCGACAACGCTGTTCGCCTATTTCACGCTGTTCGAGCGCTTGCTGCTGGCGCGCTTTCAACACCGCGTCGGGCCGAACCGTGCAGGTGCCATCCCGCTGCCGGGCGGGCGCACCATCCTGGGCGGCTGGCTCCAGCCGGTGGCCGACGCAGTCAAACTCTTCTTTAAAGAAGATGTCACGCCGGCGCTGGCCGACAAATGGATCTACCTGATCTCGCCGGCCTTCGCCACCATCCCGGCGCTGATCATCTGGGCCACCATCCCGCTAGGCTGCTGGCCGGCCGGCGGCGACGGCGTGCTGCCGCTGGGCGGCTGCGCACCGCTGGGCGGCAATAACTTCTTGCAGCTGGCCGAGATCAGCGTCGGCATCCTGTACCTACTGGCGGTTACCTCGGTCGGCGTGTATGGCATCGCCATCGCCGGCTGGTCGTCGAACAATAAATACTCGATGCTCGGCGGCATACGCGCCTCGGCCCAGGTGATCTCGTACGAGCTGGGGCTGGGCCTGGCGGTGCTGGCGGTGGTGATGCAGGCCGAGAGCTTCAGCACGGCCGAGATCGTAAACCGGCAGTGGGGCTGGTGGTTCATCGTGCCACAGTTCCTGGCGTTTGTGATCTTTTTGCTGGCGTCGACCGCCGAGGTGGTACGCGCGCCGTTCGACCTGGTCGAGGCCGAGCAGGAGCTAGTGGGCGGCTACAACACCGAGTTCGGCAGCATGAAATTCGCGCTCTTCTTCATGTCCGAATACATCAAGCTAGTGGCCATGAACGCAATCGCGGTCACGCTGTTCCTGGGCGGCTGGCACTTCCCCGGCCTGTACACCCTGTCGCAGTTTGTGGCGGCCAGCGCCGGCCAGTTCGCCGGCAACGCCGTGTTCGGCCTGCTGTCGCTCGGCGCGTTCCTGCTGAAAGTCACGCTGCTCTCGTTCCTGTCGGTGTGGATTCGCGCCACCGTGCCGCGTGTGCGCTACGACCAGCTGATGTACCTGGGCTGGAAGATCCTGCTGCCTATGGCCTTGTTCAACGTAGCCATGACCGCCGTGCTGAATGTGCTGATCCCCGACAACCGCTACCTCAGCGGGGCGATCGGCTTCGTGGTAGGCCTGCTGGTGGTGGTCGGGGTAGCCACGATCAGCGGCCCGCGCAAACCTGCGGCCGGCGCGGTGACGATGGTGAAGAAACAAGCCAGCCGGTGA
- the nuoG gene encoding NADH-quinone oxidoreductase subunit NuoG, with amino-acid sequence MPDITLTVDGQVVTVPAGTNIVDAARAATVAVPVFCYHPKMKPVGMCRMCLVEVYTPKIDPATRQPVIGADGKPELALMMNKLQAGCVTPVSEGMVVKTVGERVEFAQRGVLEFLLTSHPLDCPVCDKGGECPLQNLTMQWGPGNSRYDYSDKHHNVKPIALGDLIYLDRERCILCARCVRFQDEIAGDPVLGFDNRGRAWEIISKSDPPFDSKFSGNTTDICPVGALTSADFRFKARVWELRSVPSVCNHCSVGCDISLDMRYNDLMRVMPRENDFVNEIWTCDKGRYGMRYIGSAERLKAPMIRRAGGWAEATWEEAYQYIADHLTLIRANYGAAALGGLAGAQLPNEDLYLFQKLFRETLGTYNLDHRAGTPDEPATLDDLPNIIGVGAGTNLTTLGKGTAVLVIGADPEEEAPLYVLRIRGIADRGGELSVVNSYPTKLARGAQHSASVRAGAEAVFVQALLSVIFEENLLSDALTARLRGLDELRGRVTKAALADLAAAAGVAEAHIRAIARSFAKAENGIIVYGRAAQAAGPALSQALANLALITGKAGRANSGVIALTAAGNTRGALALGVRPERGPGGIATTTGLSAREMWAAAMADTLKGMYIAGMNPARSSAAAAEALGRLEFLVVQDLFMTETAQLAHVVLPAATIAEREGTFTNAERRVQRFRQARRAEGDAPADWQAFQEVARAVLAQAPAAASVAVAKKSARVRAAEASGTVAVAASTTSWDYVVASDIADEISATVSGYKGTSYTSLAMTNASWGRRPNEAFYYDGTSYENSEGLGLQLPALADDGKSAFQLAYREPAAADADANFPLVLLTVVRAYDSGAWMRGSKLQARAVPAHVILSVADAQAIGVGIGETVRVSSASGSIELRAMIDAGLSAGLVLLPLIKGLDLAQVLSGPQTRVALSKLG; translated from the coding sequence ATGCCTGATATTACCCTTACTGTCGACGGCCAGGTCGTAACGGTGCCGGCCGGCACCAACATCGTCGACGCGGCGCGCGCCGCCACGGTGGCCGTGCCGGTGTTCTGCTACCACCCCAAGATGAAGCCGGTGGGCATGTGCCGCATGTGCCTGGTCGAGGTCTATACGCCTAAGATCGACCCGGCCACGCGCCAGCCGGTGATCGGCGCCGACGGCAAGCCCGAGCTGGCGCTGATGATGAACAAGCTCCAGGCCGGCTGCGTCACGCCCGTCAGCGAGGGCATGGTCGTGAAAACCGTCGGCGAGCGGGTCGAGTTCGCCCAGCGCGGCGTGCTCGAGTTTCTGCTCACCTCGCACCCGCTCGATTGCCCGGTGTGCGATAAAGGCGGCGAGTGCCCGCTGCAGAACCTGACCATGCAATGGGGGCCGGGCAATTCGCGCTACGATTACAGCGACAAGCACCATAACGTCAAGCCGATCGCACTGGGCGACCTGATCTACCTCGACCGCGAGCGCTGCATCCTGTGTGCGCGCTGCGTGCGCTTCCAGGACGAAATTGCCGGCGACCCGGTGCTCGGGTTCGACAACCGCGGCCGCGCCTGGGAGATCATCTCGAAGAGCGACCCGCCGTTCGACTCGAAGTTCTCGGGCAATACCACCGACATCTGCCCGGTCGGCGCGCTCACCAGCGCCGATTTCCGCTTCAAAGCGCGCGTGTGGGAGCTGCGCTCGGTGCCGAGCGTGTGCAACCACTGCTCGGTCGGCTGCGATATCTCGCTCGATATGCGCTACAACGACCTGATGCGCGTGATGCCGCGCGAGAACGACTTCGTCAACGAGATCTGGACCTGCGATAAAGGCCGCTATGGCATGCGCTACATCGGCAGCGCCGAGCGCCTGAAGGCGCCTATGATCCGCCGCGCCGGCGGCTGGGCCGAAGCGACCTGGGAAGAAGCCTACCAGTATATTGCCGACCACCTGACGCTCATCCGCGCGAACTACGGCGCCGCCGCGCTGGGTGGCCTGGCCGGCGCACAGCTGCCCAACGAAGACCTGTACCTGTTCCAGAAGCTCTTCCGCGAGACGCTCGGCACGTATAATCTCGACCACCGCGCCGGCACGCCCGACGAGCCGGCCACGCTCGACGACCTGCCGAACATCATTGGCGTGGGCGCAGGCACCAACCTGACCACACTCGGCAAAGGCACCGCCGTGCTGGTGATCGGCGCCGACCCTGAAGAAGAGGCGCCGCTCTACGTGCTGCGCATACGCGGCATCGCCGATCGCGGCGGCGAGCTGAGTGTGGTGAATAGCTACCCGACCAAGCTGGCGCGTGGTGCGCAGCACAGCGCCAGTGTGCGCGCAGGCGCCGAGGCCGTGTTCGTGCAGGCGCTGCTGAGCGTGATCTTCGAGGAGAACCTGCTCAGCGATGCGCTTACGGCGCGCCTGCGCGGCCTCGACGAGCTACGAGGCCGCGTCACCAAGGCGGCACTGGCCGATCTGGCCGCTGCAGCAGGCGTGGCCGAAGCACACATCCGCGCAATCGCGCGCTCATTCGCAAAAGCCGAAAACGGCATCATCGTGTATGGCCGCGCGGCCCAGGCCGCCGGGCCGGCCCTGAGCCAGGCGCTGGCAAACCTGGCGCTGATCACCGGCAAAGCCGGGCGCGCCAACAGCGGCGTGATCGCGCTGACTGCGGCCGGCAACACGCGCGGCGCGCTGGCGCTGGGCGTGCGGCCCGAGCGTGGCCCCGGCGGCATAGCCACCACCACCGGCCTGAGCGCGCGCGAGATGTGGGCCGCCGCCATGGCCGATACGCTCAAGGGCATGTACATCGCCGGCATGAACCCGGCCAGATCGAGCGCTGCCGCCGCCGAGGCGCTCGGCCGGCTTGAGTTCCTGGTCGTGCAGGATCTGTTCATGACCGAGACCGCTCAGCTGGCCCATGTTGTTCTGCCGGCCGCCACAATCGCCGAGCGCGAGGGCACCTTCACGAACGCCGAGCGGCGCGTGCAGCGCTTCCGCCAGGCCCGTCGCGCCGAGGGCGACGCCCCGGCCGACTGGCAGGCCTTCCAGGAGGTTGCGCGCGCGGTGCTGGCGCAGGCCCCGGCGGCAGCATCGGTGGCTGTTGCCAAGAAGAGCGCCAGAGTACGCGCGGCCGAGGCCAGCGGCACGGTGGCGGTAGCCGCCTCAACCACTAGCTGGGACTATGTGGTGGCCAGCGATATTGCCGACGAGATCAGCGCGACGGTGAGCGGCTACAAGGGCACGAGCTACACCAGCCTGGCCATGACCAATGCCTCGTGGGGCCGCCGGCCGAATGAAGCATTCTACTACGACGGCACCTCGTACGAGAACAGCGAGGGCCTGGGCCTGCAGCTGCCGGCACTGGCCGACGACGGCAAGAGCGCGTTTCAGCTGGCCTACCGCGAGCCGGCTGCCGCCGACGCCGACGCGAACTTCCCGCTGGTGCTGCTGACGGTGGTACGCGCCTACGATAGCGGCGCCTGGATGCGTGGCTCGAAGCTCCAGGCGCGCGCCGTGCCGGCCCACGTGATCCTGAGCGTCGCCGATGCACAGGCGATCGGCGTAGGCATCGGCGAGACGGTGCGAGTCAGCTCGGCCAGCGGCAGCATCGAGCTACGCGCGATGATCGATGCCGGCCTGAGCGCAGGCCTGGTGCTGCTGCCGCTGATCAAGGGCCTCGACCTGGCGCAGGTGCTGAGTGGGCCGCAGACGCGCGTGGCGCTGAGCAAGCTGGGGTGA
- a CDS encoding NADH-quinone oxidoreductase subunit M translates to MNQLGFPLLSLVLWLPTLGALALLLVPREHIGAQRMLALVFALAALAASLPLYFAFDAGTGFQFADSLAWVPSWGIGYGVSIDGVSLWLVLLTTFLTPITLISTWDSVHKDFRTFQVLMLLLETGMIGVFVAQDLFLFYIFWEFTLIPMALLIGIWGSANRVRAAVKFFLYTFAGSVFMLLGIIALYLLNKQATGKATFDIATLQSNLASGALRLDTNVGRLLFASFFLAFAIKVPLWPFHTWLPLAHTEAPTAGSVILAGVLLKLGGYGLIRFNLQLFPEAARWAAPAIGVLAVIGILYGAMVSFAQTDMKKLVAYSSVSHLGFVVLGIFALNQAGISGAIVQMINHGLSTGALFLIVGYIYERRHTREMAAFGGLWKVMPIYGGLTLAMVMSSVGLPGLNGFVGEYAIMQGAYLSSALGGGFVAFAVIGVIFAATYLLRMFQLTFMGDVTKPENAELRDITPREIAVLGLLLVPIVAIGLYPNLLFAPMQPAVDGIAQAISAALAAR, encoded by the coding sequence GTGAACCAGCTTGGATTCCCTCTGCTCTCGCTGGTGCTGTGGCTGCCGACGCTCGGCGCGCTGGCGCTGCTGCTGGTGCCGCGCGAGCACATCGGTGCGCAGCGCATGCTGGCGCTGGTGTTTGCGCTGGCGGCGCTGGCAGCCTCGCTCCCACTGTACTTCGCATTCGACGCCGGCACCGGCTTCCAATTCGCCGATAGCCTGGCGTGGGTGCCTAGCTGGGGCATTGGCTATGGCGTGTCGATCGATGGCGTGAGCCTGTGGCTGGTGCTGCTGACCACCTTCCTGACGCCGATCACGCTGATCTCGACATGGGACTCAGTGCATAAAGACTTTCGCACCTTCCAGGTGCTGATGCTGCTGCTCGAGACCGGCATGATCGGCGTGTTTGTGGCCCAGGATCTGTTCCTGTTCTATATCTTCTGGGAGTTCACGCTCATCCCGATGGCGCTGCTGATCGGCATCTGGGGCAGCGCCAACCGCGTGCGCGCGGCGGTGAAGTTCTTCCTGTATACCTTCGCCGGCTCGGTGTTCATGCTGCTGGGTATTATCGCGCTGTACCTGCTGAACAAGCAGGCCACCGGCAAGGCCACCTTCGATATCGCTACACTGCAGAGCAACCTGGCCAGCGGCGCGCTGCGGCTCGACACGAACGTCGGCCGGCTGCTGTTCGCGTCGTTCTTCCTGGCCTTCGCGATCAAAGTGCCGCTGTGGCCGTTCCACACCTGGCTGCCGCTGGCCCATACCGAGGCGCCTACGGCCGGCTCGGTCATCCTGGCCGGCGTGCTGCTGAAGCTGGGTGGCTACGGCCTGATCCGCTTCAACTTGCAGCTGTTCCCCGAGGCCGCGCGCTGGGCTGCGCCGGCGATCGGCGTGCTGGCGGTGATCGGCATCCTGTATGGCGCCATGGTCTCGTTCGCGCAGACCGACATGAAGAAGCTGGTGGCCTATTCGTCGGTGAGCCACCTGGGCTTTGTGGTGCTGGGCATCTTCGCGCTGAACCAGGCCGGCATCTCGGGCGCGATCGTTCAGATGATCAACCACGGCCTATCGACCGGCGCGCTGTTCCTGATCGTTGGCTATATCTACGAGCGCCGCCACACCCGCGAGATGGCCGCGTTCGGCGGGCTGTGGAAGGTAATGCCAATCTACGGCGGGCTAACCCTGGCCATGGTGATGTCGTCGGTGGGCCTGCCGGGCCTGAACGGCTTCGTCGGCGAGTACGCGATCATGCAGGGCGCCTACCTGTCGAGCGCGCTGGGCGGCGGCTTCGTGGCCTTCGCAGTGATCGGCGTGATCTTCGCGGCCACCTACCTGCTGCGCATGTTCCAGCTAACGTTTATGGGCGACGTGACCAAGCCCGAGAATGCCGAGCTGCGCGACATCACGCCGCGCGAGATCGCGGTGCTGGGGCTGCTGCTGGTGCCGATCGTGGCGATTGGCCTGTACCCAAACCTGCTGTTCGCGCCCATGCAGCCGGCGGTCGATGGGATTGCGCAGGCGATTAGTGCTGCGCTGGCGGCACGCTAA